Within Lagopus muta isolate bLagMut1 chromosome 1, bLagMut1 primary, whole genome shotgun sequence, the genomic segment GAAGGATAGGATATCCTTGGAATGTTGGACAAGCAGAACATTCGTGTACGGACAATATAGGTGATTCTTATATGTGAAGTACcctgtgggatgtgctggacCTTTCCGTCTTGATGTGGAAAAGATCACAGCCTACTGAAGAGCAGGGCACAGTGGTAGACATCACTTGTGCAAACCCTTGATAAACAGGCATGAGCAGCAGACTGGTGACTCCCTGGAATGAGTGGATTTCAGTTGTTGCCTGTGTCTATGCTTGTGTGCCTCTGCCTGGGTGTTGCTTAGGGAATGCTCTGGTTAgagaggaatggaaaagaaacgtgttcttttgttttcactgtgggTCTGTGATTGTTCCTGCTCCCTATCTGTGTTGACCCACCTGGGCAGGCAAGCAGTGCCCAATACATCAGATGACAGTGGTGGTGGCAAAGGCTGCCCAAGTTGTACAAGCTAAGCAGCATAGCTATCTAGTgcaattgcaaaaataaaagcgAGGAATCTTTGGagaatggaagagagaaagTCACCACCACAGTTTCCAGCGTAGCTCATAGTTTTGCACTGATGCCAGGAACTTGTCCAAATACCATGGGAATGGGAGAAAGCCAGGAAAGTTGGCAGCAAGCAAGGCACAGTGGGTTTTGTCCTAAGGGGTTTCTTACTCTTAGGGTATTCCTCCACCAgagtgctttcttttcttgggGAATACCTCTCCACAGTACTTACGTGAGTGGGGACCTTTTATACCCTGCttctcagttcatttttttccttcttcttttctctctgttaggGTCATGCTCCTGGCCCTCCAGATAAGCCAGCAGGGAGTGGTGCCTTTGATACCATGGACAAgcattgctgctttctgcagtggtCGGCTCATTCAAGCCACACCCCTAAAAAGGCTCCTTGCCCCCCTTCTGCTTATCTCTACAATCATGACCACAAGTAATGTGGCACAGTAACACCTACCACTCGCCCCCCTAGAAAATTCCCAGTACTCAGATAGAGTCTTATCACCAAAACAGGCCTCACAAAGGGAGCGTTGAGCCAGGGAGAATAAAGAGAGGGGTTCAGAAATCCTCTTTCACAGACTGCAACCCAcgtgttgttttttccttactttgCCATTCCTATTCCCTGCCCATCCTGCTGTATAGGCAGTGAGCAACCAACTAGCTGGGCGCTTACCTTCCCAGCTGGGTCAGCAGACTGCACCCCAGCAACATGTGCTGCTGAAATGGGTGCAAAATATCCTCCGCACAATTTGTCTCTGCTGAGAAAATCTCAGTAACAAAAGTTTAAATCCTAcaaaatccatgaaaaaaaacacaagaaaataatttaaaacatttatttgaaacacAAGTGTTACAGACTAGAGGTGGTCTGGAAAATAGTATCTTGCTTTGCTCTTATTACAAGACAAACCATTTTTCCccgtttgcttttcttttctcaaggccCGAATGTCACTGAACTCTCTTCTCAGCTTGCCCGTTGGGCACACCGTGGCAAAGATTGGGGTCACTTCTTTTGGCCGTTCTACAGATtggaaaacacagcatctttttcatcctttgcaggaggaaagcaaCCGCTCTTGCTTCATCAGGTGGTTCTTCATAGACAAGTTGTTTCCTATCTCCGTAGGCAGACATAATAACAGCTTGGAAGAGGTTGATCAAAACACAGGTCATCACCAGCAGGAAGGAGGTGAGGAAAAAACcacccagcagcctgctggatGAAAATGCAGTATCTCTGAAAGCAGACACGCAGTAAGAGAATACGGTCTGAGCTGAGTGAATCATATTATTGTAATTCCATTCATGCTGGCCAAACACAAGGTAGCCAAAAGCCATAAAGATAGAGAAGTACACCACCACCACAGAGGCCATTGAGGAGATCCCAGGAAGGGCTGCCAAGATTGATCTTTGAGCCAGACGCACCTCATAAAACAACTGAGAATACTTTAGTGTCTTCAAAACTGCAAGAAATGCCAAAAAGCCCAAAGTATTCCTTAGATTCTGATCTAGATGAGAAACTGcgtgaaaaggaataaaatcgTTTGgataaagtaagaaaaaatgaacaatatCAGCTCCCATCTTGAACTTTAAAACCTGGAAAGGAACAATCAGGAAGAATGCCCATTTTAAGATGAAGCTGATTGTCCTGGAAAtagttttagtatttttttttccttggaccATGCTGTAGAGGCCATCTGCAATGTACAAGAGCAGAAAGGCAACAGCAGCTAGGAAAAACAATTGTCGACCTTTTGTTTGCTGATGGAAAATGGGGACAGCAAATGAGTGTACTGACAAAGTTGGTTTTATGATCCCAAAATCAGACAGTTCAAATATGACTGAGATGCTGCAAAAGAGATCTCCATCAGAGGTGAACGTAGTCAGTTCGATGATCACAGCCCAGGTCTTTTCATCAAACCAgttgctctcctgcagcaaaTGCAGCCTTGTTGTTGAATTATGTCTTCCTTCTTCAGGGAAGAAGTAAAACGTGTATCCTCCTGGTCCATATGTGTGCAGATCTCCATATGAGAAGTAAGTCCAGGGAGCCCAGTTTGGTTGGTAAGTAAACCCAGGGTAACTGCTGGTTTCCTTGGAAAAAGAACGGTTGGCGACTTTTGTCCACGTGCCAGCATAGTCACCTTTCTCTTCGAGGTCCCTGCCGTATTTGTGAAGGCAGTGGCTCTTACTGATTACAAATTTATTTACAAAGCTGTGAGGGTGGAAACACGTTTTCTCAGTACCTTTAGCCCGCACTTGCCTCATCCTAGGCAAACCGATGATTTTGGATGAGCTGTCGGTAAGAAAAGTTGGCTGAACGTCGTTGTGGATCAAAGGCAAGAAGGTGTCGTTCACCCACGTGTAAATATCTGCCAGCTTAACCACAGCAGGGAGTCTGGGAGAGAACTGGTTCCGAATAAATTGGTTGTAGTGGAAACTGATAGTGTTCTCAGTAGAATAAGCTAAACATAAGACAACTGCTAAAACCACAAGGTGACCGATAACAtcttttatgaaaatgaatgcCTTGGCCTTAATTTTTGCCGTTTCCAGCATCTTTGCAATTTCCCCATCTTTTAAAGGCTTGTACTGCTCGGTGTCTCTGATCTGGGCAAGCTTGAAGTGCTTCTCCCGCATCTCTTCTTCATtcattgcttccttttctgctttgatcTCAGAAGAGAGATCCTGGGTAGACCATGGAAtgttttcacagtattttgGACGAACTGTTTTCAAAGCTGAGTAACAACTGATTTTTATGATTGaaacaaagaacacattttGAATAAAGGAAGTTGCCGACGCTAAAAGCCACTCCAGCGAAGTCTGGTAGCCGTAAGACAAACCATACAGTACAATGAAAAATGACGATACCCCACTTACAGTTATCACTAACACCCACGAGAGATAGacacaccaccaccaacaaactATGGGTGGTCTCTTGCAAAAAGGCACAGAGCTAACGCTGAGtagcttgctttcttcctgcaaGTTACCTGCTTCCTTTGCACAGTTATTGCTGAAATTGGAATTTGACGGTAGTCTTCTCCGCCTGGCCTTAACCTTTGGACGGGAATTCTTTCCTGTTTGCTCCTTGTCTCCGGCGGTACTTGCACCTCCTTCAGAAACTTGGCAGTTACTGCTGTCCTGGGGAGCTCCCTGGCTTCTTGTCTTTCCCTCAGTTCTTCTCTTCAAGTTATGTGTCGGGCCCTGAGAATCGCTGTGAGCAGGAACGTTCTCCGGGGAACTAATGCTACCAGATTGTGCTGACGTTTCTGAACGTTTCCTTTTTTGCGAATGTACTCTCCAGGTTTTAAGATTCCCAGGAAGCAGAGTTAGACTTCTCTCTGGGTTCTTCTGGGAATACTTAAATAAGGCCATTATAATCATTTCCACAGGTACTGCAATCAAAGTATATTCAATGCCTATGGCAATTGATCTCAAGTACCTCAGGTGTCTTGGAGATTCTTCATCCCTGTCAGCATTAAAGAACATAATGTTAACGAACAGCTTTAATAATAATGTTGTTAGACAGGAAGATAACCTTTGGAGCCTGCTATAAGTGCCAGTGAGAACCTGAGCAAAAACAGAGAGCCATAGATGGCCCTCTTTCAGACCTCTGGCCAGATCAAtcaaaaaataatcctttctgGATAGAGGTGCTTTTGGGTTGGTGACGGAAAATGTCCTTTCTAGTAAGCCATCTCCCTTGTCAAGGGCAAGCCATTTCCTGCACATAAAGAACCAGGTCTTCCGAGCGGACACGTGTTCAACTTTGGCTCTGCTTAAGAACCAGCCTGGCGATGGGCCTCTGTTGTTGTGCCAGACCCTGAAGGCGCAGATGTCTCCCAGGTCTTCCTTCGTAGTCAAGAGAAAACAGTCAGTGCTTCCTCGACGGAAAGCAGGAAACTGTGGATGCCGCAAGCAGTGGACATCACTTGTGCCGTTCTGGCCGatgagctgaagaaaaacatctgcGCTGGTTCCAGCTCCCCAGCGACTGCCGGTGTACAAAGTGACCAAAAAGCTGACTTTATCAAAGGGGTCGTTGTCGGGCAGAACTataattttgtctttgctgACCATCTCAGCCCTGTCTTTCCGCACGGCCCAGAGAGACAAAAGAAAGTAGgctgaaaaaatgaagagcacTGTTAGAAGGGTCACGGGGTTCTTAGGGATGTCCGCTATTAGGTTTCCTTTGAGATCTACTCTGTTGGGGGTCACAATGACTTTGGCTGCCAGGAACTTGATGTCAAATGTGGATGTATTTGAGGCAGTGAGGACTGACCGGCTCCTGTGACTCTGCTTCATGCTGCAGACACAGTGTACCCGTTGCCAGTTGGTCAGGGAACCAAGTCTGCACGTGTCCACCAGGCATCCATCCATCGTGCTCTCAACCGAAATATTCAGGGCTGCCTTAAGCAGGCTTTCCCTCAACTGAGCCTTGGGTATCGGGAGTGTTGGTGCGGCTTCAGTGTAGTTTAGGACAGAAGCTGCAAGATAAGCCAAATAACCCACATTAAAACAGTCTCCGGTCTGGACATAAGCTGTCATGGGCGCACTTAAACCACTCACTGAGGCAAACAGTTCATGAAACACAACAGCTAGCGGTCGACTTCTCACTGGGTTCTGTGCTCTGACATGCAGACTCAGTTGGGTAAACGCCCCCAGAGAGTCACACACTTGAACGTACAGTGTCAGAGCATACCTCCGAGAGGGGACACCAACTGGGAGGGGAGATGGAGGCATTCTAGGCTGATAGCCAAAGTACACAATTGTGCCAAATGTGTTGTCCTCCACCGAGTTAATTTTGGCAGTTTTGGATTCGTCGGAAGCTACTATGACTTTGTAAGTCAGGGGTAAGTTGCTGTCCAAAAATCCACTGCACTGGACAACAAATTTTGTCAGGAAAGCTGTACCGCGGTGTGGGCTGATGCTACACTTGCCAGCCCTGGGTGGAGAGTTTACTTTAAATGCATATCTGTAGAGGGATGACCTACCGCCCCAGGTAGTCACTTGTAGTAGCAGTATGTATGATTGATCTGCAGTACTGGTAAAAGTCAGAGCACGTATAGGAAGGTATGCACCAGACTTACCTGTTGAGGTCCTGGAAGACCAATCAAAGCTAATTTCTGTAGAATTTTCCATCCAAAGTGATGAGTGGTGGACTGGCTGGCTGCTTGTTTGACAGTTGAGGCATTTGCCTGACAACGTAAACCTGTCTGTCGGAATTACAGCGCTGCCACAGTTTTCAAGGCACGCCACATCCAGGAGAGGTGAGAAGCCAGACTGCACGTTTACGCTTTGGTCGGCATAACTCTGTCTTCTATCCTTTTGAATGACTAAACGGAAGTGGTAGACAGTGTTTCCCGGGAGCGATTCCGGTGCTAGCACTTGAACAGCCCCTGAAGATGTCAGCCACCTCAAATCCCTCTGGGCTGGATGACATTTATTTCCCGCACTGATTCTCATGCTTTCATAGTCCAATAGCTTCTTAGTGCAGTACCAAGTAAACGTGAGTCCCTTTAGTCGTTCCGGTGAATCGGGGTCGTAGGACACGGAGCCATCGAGAGTCCAATTATCAAAAAAGCCCACTGTCTGGAAGTTGCCTCCTGCAATACTTGCCACAAGATCACTTCTCTCTATCTTGATGAAAACCCTGTCTGTGTTATTGAAGGATCTTTTGGTCCCAAGCATGTATACTGAAGCAGTAAAATAGACCTGATACATTCCATAATCCAAGGTCCAGCTGGGAACCGTTAGCTGTACTGTGTTGACACCGTGCATCGCCGATGTATTTAAAGGTTGGTCCCAGTCTGGATTAGTTTTCATGTCCTTAACAGCATAGAATATCCACTGAGGCTTTATGGACACGTGGAGGTTGCAGTCCACTAGCACTCTGGCATACAGCTCAAAcgttttcccctttttctgacGTATGACAGAGGTGTGAAGAGAAGGTTTTTGAATTGTAACCGAGTTGAATTTGCAGGCTGCTTCCTGGTGAagcactgccagctctgttGCTTTTGAAGTGTCATCCCTGACGCTTGGGAGAGCCGGTGTCAGTCCATTTCGGGTGCTGCTCACTTTTGCCACGAACCCTTGGTGTTTCTCAGGATCCCCGGGGAAAGCAGAGCAATGGAACAAGCAGGTGGCACTTCTCGTGCCATCACGGTATGCGTGTGAGCTCTTCTGGGCGGCCCACCTTGCTGACATCTCGACGCTCAAGTTGCGATAAAGGCACTCAGGTGCGGCGCATGAGGCAGATGAGCTCTGCACTGTAATGACACTGGAGGCCACCGGCCAGAGAGCGCTTCCCAGGGAGAGGCCTGACTGGAGCGTGAACTGCCCTGACCAGAGGGAGGTGTTCTTCACCCAACCCCAATTCAGGTACCAGCGGCAGTGCGGCGGGGAGGCAGGCTGcctctctgtgctctctgcctCCGCTGTCGCTCCTGGGGCTGGCCGGTACCTGTggaaagtgttgtttctgcattgaGCATTGAAAAGGGCAATTGATCGAAAGAAACAAGCTGTAACATATCCTTAGAAATAACTGACGTGGAAAGTAAGAATACCGTATACATCTTAGGAACATATATTAGGAACATAGCTACCGAATTACCTAACAAACACTTTCTCACAAAGCTGCAATAGGTTTGGAATGTTCTAACCAGTATGGGTATAGTATTCTGAACTAGGAGACATACTGTGAGGTTGTTCATTAGAGCGGCAGAAGCCAAATACATCTAACAGACTTTCAAGGAGGCAGGGCCTTTACACAGAGCAGAACTGTCCCACTCTGTGGGAATGTTAGGATGCCATACACTGGCTCCAAGATACTCCCCTCTATCCTCCTCCCGAGCTTGTCTCTACGCAGGGACAGATGGATGACCAGAACAGTGACCCAGTGTGAAAGGACACAAACGTTAGGGGGGTAATTAAACGATTGAGGCTGTGTCTATATGTCTATGTTTATGTTGTACAACTGACGTCCGAAAAGTTACCACCAAATGTTTGTTAAGAAAGCAATTGCTAGAAGTCAATTAAGCAATTAAGACATTTGTGTTTGGGCGGCAAAGATTTGTGTCTACTTGGCGTTTGTATGATTAGTATTGAAGCATCAGGAAAGAGTGTGAACCTGCATtactcagccaatgaggaaccAGGGATGAAAGAGATCAGCGGCAGGCAATAGGGGATCAAAGATGTAACAGTGttttgtcatagaatcatagaatcgccaaggttggaaaagacctaaaagatcatccagtccaaccgttcacctattcccaatagctcccactaaaccatgtccctcaacacaacatccagcctttccttgaacacccccaggctcgttgactccaccacctccctgggcagtccattccactgcctgaccaccctttctgaaaagtaatacctcctcatgtccagcctgaatctcccctgccatagcttgAAGCCGtgccctctgctcctatcactaatgacacgagagaagacccccagctcactacaacctcccttcaggaagttacagagagcaatgaggtctcccctgagcctcctcttctccaggctgaacatccccagctccttcagcctctcctcataagccctgtgctcctgacccctcaccagctttgttgccctcctttgaacacattccagggcctcaatgtctttcttgcagtgaggggcccaaaactggacacagtactcgaggtgcggcctcacgagtgctgagtacaggggaacaatcacctctctgctccgGCTTGCAACACTGTATTGCCAAAACAATCTGCTTTCTCAGAGAAACCGtactagaaaattatttggaaactTCCAACATACCGCAGTCGCAAGGTGCCATTCCCCAGGCAGGACAGCCAGCCCTCGCCGCTGCGCCCTGCGGAGCCGCGTCCGGGAGCTCCGAGGCAGCTGACCGCCAGGGGCGGCGGCTGCATGCGCGGAGAGCAGGCTCGCAGGGCCAGCAGGGAAAAGGCgagcagctggaggagaaaaagaagcgTCGGCATGGCGGCACGACGGGCGAGAGAAAGCGCCGGCATGGCGGCGTGGCCAGCCGGTGGCTGCTTGTTGCGTAGTGCCAACTGTCAGCGAGCGACCTCGGCATTCTGAACGTTCTACGTGCAGACCGGTACCTGCCGCCCTTCTCCATGGCGCGGCTTGCCAAAAAACCACGTTGGCTTCGAAACGGCCCCTGGGACGGGCTGTCGAAAGGGGCCACGGACCGCACGGAGAGCGGCAGGCGGCAGCACCGCGTGGCGCTCAGCGCGGAGGCTGGATCGGCAGGGCCGCCGCGCCGAGAGGAGGaccggccccgccccgccccgccccacagagcggcccggcccggccccttGTCCTGCGTGCTGTGGGAAGCGCGGAGTCGCTCGGGCGAAGGCTGAGAGGGGCTTGTGGGACGGCCATGGCACCGCTGAGGGACTGCAAGGTACGGGCGGGCCGGAAGGGAGCGGCGCAACGAcggagccgagccgagccgagggGCCGTTGCGCGGCCGCAGGTGGCCGGGCGGCTGTGCCCGCTGTGCCCGCGGGTCCCGCAGCTGCCGGGAGAGTGGGCGGCGAGGGCGAGCAGGTCTCTGCTTCGGCCACCGCCGGGGAAGGAGCCCGAGCTTGGGAACTGCGGCGGCTGCGGCTGGGAGGGGCGCGGGAGGCCGGGCCTGGCGCCGTGCGGCCTCGTCCGGGGTCGTCCCGAGAGGCGCTGTTTGGGGAGCTTCGCTCGCCCTGGGGCTCGGACGGCGGGCTGAGTGCTGCCCGCTTCCGTCTGGGGGAAGCCAGGTAACCCGTGATCTGCAGCCCTGCCTCGGCTGCTCTCTGGGCGATTTTCTGCTCGCTTCTTTCTGAACTCACGCTTGCGTGTtgtaagaaaaggaagaaagtttgTGATTTGATGTGGTCGAGTACTTCCAGGCGTGCCGTGTGAACTCTCTGGTACTTGAATGGTTGGAATGTGAGCCTTTAACGAAATTTCAGTGAGAAATCTTTAGAATATCGTTTTTAAAATGTCTCCCAGTCTACCTACTGGTTTTGACAAGGATGGAACTCAGTGTGTGATTAAGTTGGCAAAGGAAGCACCTGAGACCAACTCGTGGTTGCGTTGCCACCCTGTGTGggaaagcactgctctgctgtgaggtGCAGAAAACCAGGGCCTTAATTCAGCATGTGACAGTTCCACGTGAggtgtgcctgcagcagaggaactTGTCAAAAGGGAACCATAATGAGTTGAGAATCGTTCTTGCATTTGGAGGTCTGTAGGCCGTTAAATTTTACTGTTTACAGTGTGTTGGTTCTTCCTCCCCACTGCTAAGCACAGCTAATGGAGTTGATTGTCATAACGTAATGTCACATGTAATTACGtctgcagaaaatgtttctgtggcTGCCCAAGTTGTCTGTACAGCACAAGAACACAACAAGAAAACGTAGTTGAAAAGCGTCAGCAAATCATCGCTTTTGAAGtctgctggctgtgtgtggGCAAGCAGGGCATGGAATAagcagttctttttttgtttattgtgCAGGCCTGGCAGGATGCTGGACTTGGGCTGTCGACCACTAGCAACGAAGCCTGTAAGCTATTTGATGCTGCGCTAAGCCAGGTATGACATGAAGCAAAAATAAGAGAAGGAGGGTCTTGTGCACCAAGTAGTCTTTGCTGTAGCTGACTTTTGAATTTCTGACTGTCTGGAAGATGAGAAGATGGATGTAGTTTTATCGATTGAGGAAAGAACACTTAAGCAGTCACTGCTAGTGTGTACTTAGACGCACGCCCGTGATGCTTTCCCACAGCAGAGTCAAATCTAACAGGTGAGTTGTGGTCTCAGAGGTGTTACGCTCTTGCGCATTTTCTGGGAATAGGCTGAGGAACCAGAGCCTGAGGCTGAGTTCAGCCACTGGCTGTCAGCAGAAAACCCAGTtagcagggagctctgctgagTGTTGCAGCTGAGGGAAAAGCTTCATCTGGTGTGCTTATCACCCCTCACACTAGAGAATCATGGAGGAGACATATGCTGCTTAGAAACTGAAGATTGTTAGTTCTGCTGGTGGGCAGAGTACCttaaagaagacattttctctgttttcttcctaagTAAACTCAGTGTACTGAGTGTAAAGATTCTCTTCTGTGTTGCTTCCTTTAACTTTAACCTGCCTGGGATCCTGGGCtacctgatctagtgcctgtTTgactggttggcaaccctgccagtggcagggggtttggaactagatgatcttggaggtcccTTCTAGCGCAAGCCACTTTGTCATTGTGTGGGAGAACGAGAAGATGCCCAGTGTCGTTGGCACTGTCTCTCCCTTTTGCAGTATGCAACGTGGCGCAACGATGAGAATCTAGGAGGTATTGAAGGGTGTCTTTCCAAGTTAAAGGCTGCAGATCCAAATTTTGGTAAGTGTAGCCTTTAGCTGTTTGCACGGGAAGTGCTGGATGCTACGTAAATCACTGCAAAATAATGcctcttgtttatttccatttaacTTTCAATGGATTCAAAGAGCACTATGGTGTTATTTGATGTGGCTCtttttctgctacaaaacagaatttttcaacATAGTGACCACTGCTAGCTATGGATTTTCTCCAGGGACGATCGAGAGCATGTGTGCCACGctcgtaaaaatctgcactagcaGAGGTGTCCTCTTGTTGGCTCTGCTGAAGTTATCAGCTGCCAACTCGCTGTGTTgacacccactgtttggtctctataagtgttcagcaagcatcagtaaGGTCAATAGTTGTCATTGcttccacgtggaggaattcagggACACtactttgcttcatatgcaccTCCATGTTGTGGATCAGTGTAATAAAATgggaggtattacttttggagcagcccttctACCCTGTTTCTTTGTGTTCACTGTACCTCATTTTGGCAAGTAGCAGCTGGTGTGTGGGGTAGAATTCTGTAATTCGTCGTTAGAGGGGGGAGCAGGCTGTGGTGATGTTTCCGTGTTTTTCACTCAAGTCCTCTGTAATGCCTGTCCTGAAGGGCAATGAAAACTGGAAGCTTATGAGTCTTTGCTACAGAGGGGACCCATTTTCACCCAAGGCAACCCAAGCCTCTTCATGCTCTTGTAGAGATGAGTTACGTTCATTGCTGTACTGCTCATGATGTGACTTGTTGATTTCCATAGTCATGGGACATGTCATTGCTAACGGATTGGAGCTTATTGGCACTGGAAGCTCAGTGCGGCTCAACAGAGATCTGGGCAGTGCGCTGAAAACAATGATGACGCTGTCGAGATCTCAGCCTCTGACGGAGCGGGAGAAGCTTCACGTATTGGCCTTGGACATGTTTGCCAGTGGGTAAGTGGCTGGCCCTGTGGGGAAGGGGACAGTGGCTGGTTTTGTCATTCAGGGCCTTCTTGCTGTTGCAGCGTACTGCTGCCTTAGCTATGTGTTCTCCACTTTCTTCTCATGAAGAGTACTGTGAAGAGGATAAGCTATCAGAGGTGATGTTTTGTAGGGTTGTGTCCTAGCAGTCTAACCAGTCATGTAGCAGAGAATCAGGATCAGGTGTTTGTTATTGTTGTCAAATGTGTCTCCCAGAATTGTATCACGATCAGATTACCCCTCCCCTAGGAGGGGAAGTGCAGTATGGCCTCTGACATACCtttagcacttcttttttttaaatccatctTAATTACATCAGTGGAGTAAAGGTTTAGAAATGGGATAGAATTATGTATAGCTACTCTAAGGTCTGGTGTAATATGATAAATTTTTTGAACTGCACAAGCAAATCCTCAAGCTTACTTTTCATGGAATTACAGGAGATGGAATGGACCACAAAAGACTGTTGAGTCCACCACCAGATGAGTCCAGatgagtcttgaatatcttcataAAAGGAGACtttgcagcctctctgggcaagctgttccagtgctcctaGTGTCAGAAAGTGGAGTGGGAGATGCTGGTATCAGCAGTTGTGTAAAGCATTATTGTTCCGTTCAGTACGATGAATTTCTGTGCACTCTAGGGAAGTAATCATTCACTTTTATTGTTCATCAAACAAGTGAACATGGCTTTACCTCATGTAATTCATAGCAAAGGTAAAGAGGAAGCTACCAAAGCCCTGCTAGTGTGGGTTCAGTTCCCACTGGAACAAAGGTATCTGTGTGCCTATGACTGTAGATTAATTATcaaattatagaatggcttagcATGTGAAACATCTTCAAGATGATCAGGCTGAACTACCAAGTTCCATAACTATGTAACGTTCTCTAGTGTCAGGTCTACACATTTCTTAAATTCTTCTGGGAAGGGAGGGGCTGGGACTTCCCCACCTCCCAGGTGAGGCTCTGCCACACAGTGCAACA encodes:
- the LOC125696550 gene encoding polycystic kidney disease and receptor for egg jelly-related protein-like isoform X3 — encoded protein: MPTLSLARRAAMPTLLFLLQLLAFSLLALRACSPRVQPPPLAVSCLGAPGRGSAGRSGEGWLSCLGNGTLRLRYRPAPGATAEAESTERQPASPPHCRWYLNWGWVKNTSLWSGQFTLQSGLSLGSALWPVASSLITVQSSSASCAAPECLYRNLSVKMSARWAAQKSSHAYRDGTRSATCLFHCSAFPGDPEKHQGFVAKVSITRNGLTPALPSVRDDTSKATELAVLHQEAACKFNSVTIQKPSLHTSVIRQKKGKTFELYARVLVDCNLHVSIKPQWIFYAVKDMKTNPDWDQPLNTSAMHGVNTVQLTVPSWTLDYGMYQVYFTASVYMLGTKRSFNNTDRVFIKIERSDLVASIAGGNFRTVGFFDNWTLDGSVSYDPDSPERLKGLTFTWYCTKKLLDYESMRISAGNKCHPAQRDLRWLTSSGAVQVLAPESLPGNTVYHFRLVIQKDRRQSYADQSVNVQSGFSPLLDVACLENCGSAVIPTERFTLSGKCLNCQTSSQPVHHSSLWMENSTEISFDWSSRTSTASVLNYTEAAPTLPIPKAQLRESLLKAALNISVESTMDGCLVDTCRLGSLTNWQRVHCVCSMKQSHRSRSVLTASNTSTFDIKFLAAKVIVTPNRVDLKGNLIADIPKNPVTLLTVLFIFSAYFLLSLWAVRKDRAEMVSKDKIIVLPDNDPFDKVSFLVTLYTGSRWGAGTSADVFLQLIGQNGTSDVHCLRHPQFPAFRRGSTDCFLLTTKEDLGDICAFRVWHNNRGPSPGWFLSRAKVEHVSARKTWFFMCRKWLALDKGDGLLERTFSVTNPKAPLSRKDYFLIDLARGLKEGHLWLSVFAQVLTGTYSRLQRLSSCLTTLLLKLFVNIMFFNADRDEESPRHLRYLRSIAIGIEYTLIAVPVEMIIMALFKYSQKNPERSLTLLPGNLKTWRVHSQKRKRSETSAQSGSISSPENVPAHSDSQGPTHNLKRRTEGKTRSQGAPQDSSNCQVSEGGASTAGDKEQTGKNSRPKVKARRRRLPSNSNFSNNCAKEAGNLQEESKLLSVSSVPFCKRPPIVCWWWCVYLSWVLVITVSGVSSFFIVLYGLSYGYQTSLEWLLASATSFIQNVFFVSIIKISCYSALKTVRPKYCENIPWSTQDLSSEIKAEKEAMNEEEMREKHFKLAQIRDTEQYKPLKDGEIAKMLETAKIKAKAFIFIKDVIGHLVVLAVVLCLAYSTENTISFHYNQFIRNQFSPRLPAVVKLADIYTWVNDTFLPLIHNDVQPTFLTDSSSKIIGLPRMRQVRAKGTEKTCFHPHSFVNKFVISKSHCLHKYGRDLEEKGDYAGTWTKVANRSFSKETSSYPGFTYQPNWAPWTYFSYGDLHTYGPGGYTFYFFPEEGRHNSTTRLHLLQESNWFDEKTWAVIIELTTFTSDGDLFCSISVIFELSDFGIIKPTLSVHSFAVPIFHQQTKGRQLFFLAAVAFLLLYIADGLYSMVQGKKNTKTISRTISFILKWAFFLIVPFQVLKFKMGADIVHFFLLYPNDFIPFHAVSHLDQNLRNTLGFLAFLAVLKTLKYSQLFYEVRLAQRSILAALPGISSMASVVVVYFSIFMAFGYLVFGQHEWNYNNMIHSAQTVFSYCVSAFRDTAFSSSRLLGGFFLTSFLLVMTCVLINLFQAVIMSAYGDRKQLVYEEPPDEARAVAFLLQRMKKMLCFPICRTAKRSDPNLCHGVPNGQAEKRVQ